The DNA window GCTTCAGACTATAGTGTTTCCCGCTTTAAGATGAGGACTAGTGTTAAGCAAAGAAAGTATTTTTACCTCTTAGGACTGCGGCTCCTCGAAATCTTCCTAGGAATCTGTAAGTTATAATAATCCACACAggtttaaaaagtaaaaaaaaacaccaaactcAACAAGGCATCAACATTTTTATAGCTAAAAAAAGGGATCCCACATCAGGTACTTACACTTCTAGGACTTGGCGAACTGGAATAAGAAGATGACCTCCCACGTCTCCCAGCTGGTCCTCGTCCCCTGCTTACAATTAAAGACAAATTTACACCAATAACAGACTCCACACAGATCTTATAACTTAGGTCATATTTGGTATTAGTTTGTCACAAACCTACATACACGGATAACACAACGTAGgaactataaataaaaattatgtaaagaTTAAAGAACATGCCATGACTCTTCTATCATCATATGTACTATCTCAATCTCAGCCATGCAACTGCAGTGAAATAAAATCCAGGAGATATCAACTATAACCCTAATAACACTTTCAAGCGGTTAAAACATACCTGCGAGGTGAGATGGATCTTGAGCGAGAGCGAACAGGCCTACGAATCGGGGATCGGCTACGTCTGCGGATTGGAGATCTTCTGAGAGGACTGCGTAGTCTCCTTGGAGGTGACCTGAAACACATCCAATTCATTTACAAAACTGACATTTTTCAGCTCAAATGTACTGAGTACGATAGCCTAACAAAGAAGTAATTACAATCCTCCAATCACCAGGGGGATACTTTGTGTAATGGCATAGACTTACCTTCGTcttagaggaggaggagaccgTCTTCGAACAGGACTGCCGCGGATTCTTCTAAGGGAGCCCCTGTTGACATATAAAACGGTGAGCTATTGATTGATTCTGAAGACACCACATTCAAAAGAGATGGTACCATAGCAAACCTCGGAGGAGATCTATGTCTTCTTGGAGGAGGGGAAGATGGAGAACGGCCTCTAGATGGCGATTCTGCCCTGCGTCTGGGTGGTGATGGTGTATCACCACGACGGCGGATAGGAGGGCTCGGCCTCCGGCGAGGGGAAGAATCAGGTAATCTCCTAGGTAGTGGTGATCGCCTTCTCGGAGAAACTAATCACATTATTGATGATAATAGTCATTGACATcatataaagtatatatatcaCAGCAATAACAAAAAGTTACCAAACGTAGACGTACTCTCTCTTGGGCGTCCGGCCCCATCTTTCTCAACGTCAGCAGCGGCATTATCAGGTTTTGGAGCCTCTCTCTTTGGTACACCTGAGACAGGTTTAGGAGGTGGAGATACTTTCTGACGCGCTGGTAGTGTGAACTTTGCTTTAACAACCTTTCCGTCAATTTGACCCTGCGGTaaggaagcaaaagaaaaatgcATGAATAATTTTCTCAGCCAACATGTTAAGGGCATTTCATATATAGGGGAAGAGACATACACCATCCATAAACAGCAGAGCTTTCTCAGCATCagctctcgccttgaactcaaCATAAGCATATCCTTTTGGAAGATTAACCTGTCAATATGCAAAAGAGTTATGAACAAAATTTCTTACCGATTAGTGCCGTAAAACAAGAGAGAACAGCAAAACAGCAACTTACAGCTCGATCAATTGCAAGTTCTACGTGTACAACTTCACCATAGTTGCCTAGACATACGACAAAAGGCCATTACTAATACACAGTGTgaagacaaaacaaaatacaaaaaaaaaaacataatgccAGTGATGATCCATGGTGCGTAATGACCTTTATACTACCGAACTTAGTTTATGTAATGAGATGAGAGCAAGAAGAAGGGATATGGAAGACCAATCAACATTACCAAAAATTTCTTTCAGATGGTCTTCGTTTACATTCCTGCTAAGAGAACCGACATGGAGAACAAGAGATTCTGTAGCTTTCCTGAAATTAGAATTCGATTGTAAAGTCAGCAAAAACCGAGGATCATCTTACAAAAGTATTCAAAACACTCAAGCAGAGATACCAACACGATAAAATAAAACGGCAAATCAGTTGATGAAACGGTACCACCATTGTCAAATGTAATTGCAATTTTCCAACTTAAACCTCAACTCTCAACTCTCACCTCACAACACATTCACGTAACACTACGGATAAGCTATTtacccaaagaaaaaaaaatgtttatgttCAATCTCAAAAATTCCATATTTTGGATTCAACCCACTTCTTTAACACAGAGCCAGAGTACCAAATCGAAAGAAAGGCTTAACCTTTTTCCacgaggtggaggaggaggactACGACTCCCGGAACTGACGCTCCGCgaaggagatgatgaagaagagaggGATCTAGAACGGGAACGAGATCTGGAGGAGCTGGACCGA is part of the Raphanus sativus cultivar WK10039 unplaced genomic scaffold, ASM80110v3 Scaffold4109, whole genome shotgun sequence genome and encodes:
- the LOC108822988 gene encoding serine/arginine-rich splicing factor SR45, whose product is MAKASRGRRSPSVSGSSSRSSSSRSRSRSRSLSSSSSPSRSVSSGSRSPPPPPRGKRKATESLVLHVGSLSRNVNEDHLKEIFGNYGEVVHVELAIDRAVNLPKGYAYVEFKARADAEKALLFMDGGQIDGKVVKAKFTLPARQKVSPPPKPVSGVPKREAPKPDNAAADVEKDGAGRPREISPRRRSPLPRRLPDSSPRRRPSPPIRRRGDTPSPPRRRAESPSRGRSPSSPPPRRHRSPPRGSLRRIRGSPVRRRSPPPLRRRSPPRRLRSPLRRSPIRRRSRSPIRRPVRSRSRSISPRRGRGPAGRRGRSSSYSSSPSPRSIPRKISRSRSPKRPLRGKRSSSNSNSSSSGSPPPRKA